The Phaeacidiphilus oryzae TH49 region TACCGGCGGGCGACCGCGACGACCAGCCGGAGGTTGGAGCGGATGAAGACGTCCTTCGCCCGCTCGGCGTCCTCCGCCAGAGCCCGCAGTTCATCCTCCGTGACCCCGCCGGGCAGGCCGGCCGCCTTCTCGCTGCCCTCGGCCAGCCCGTCCAGCAGGTGCTGGGCGAACACGCCGGCCTCTATCCGCAGCGACAGCTCGACCTCTTCGGCGGCGTCCAGCAGAGGGGTACGGGCGATCTCGTCGAGGTACATGCCGACGAGGTCGCGGTCTGCATCGGCGTTGGTCGGCCTGGCGGTGCTGGCCCGGTCCGCCCTCTCACGAACGACTGCACGGGTCGCCATACGTACTCCCTCGCTCGAAAACCGGATCTTCCAAGAAGTGGGTGCTTCCGGAGCGGCCCGGGGGGCGGAGCCCTCCAGCCCGTTCATAACGATCCAACGAGCAGATTCCGGACATCATTCCCAAGGCGATCACATTTATCTTCGACTTGGTGTACGCTGCGCGCTTTCGCCCCGGCTCCGCACCGAACGTGATCAAACGCACTCAGGGGGAGACGGGGCGGGCCCGCCGCGTTCCACGCGGTCCGGTACGCCTGCCCTGTCTCCCCCTGAGAACACAGCCGGGGGGCTTTTGGTTCCCTCTGGGTCGGTGTGTCCTACACCACCAGGCCGAGCAGCAGGATGATCACGATCGCGACCACCGAGATGATCGTCTCCATCACCGACCAGGTCTTCAGGGTGTCCTTCACGGACATTCCGAAGTACCCCTTCACCAGCCAGAAGCCGGCGTCGTTGACGTGCGAGAAGAAGAGCGATCCGGCGCCGACGGCGAGCACCAGCAGGGCCGTGTGGGGACCGCTCATCCCGGCCGCCAGCGGCGAGACGATACCGGCGGCGGTGATGGTGGCCACGGTGGCGGAGCCGGTGGTGATCCGGATCAGCACGGCGACCAGCCAGGCCAGCAGCAGGGCGGAGAAGTGGAGGTGGACCGCCCAGTCCGAGATCATCTTGCTGATCCCGATGTCGACCAGGGCCTGCTTGAAGCCGCCGCCCGCGCCGACGATGAGGACGATGCCGGCGATCGGGCCGAGGGAGTGCTCCACCACCTCGCTGATCCGGCCGCGGGTGAAGCCCGCCGGGCGGCCGAGGGTGAACATCGCCAGCAGGACCGCGAGCAGCAGCGCGGTCAGCGGCGCACCAAGGAAGTCGAAGGTGCTGCGGAAGGCGTTGTGGCCGTTGCTGTCGAGGACGTCGGCGAGCGCCTTGCCCAGCATCAGGACGACCGGGAGCAGCACGGTGCAGATGGTGGCGCCGAAGCTGGGGCGCCTGGCCGGGGCGTCGCCCTCCTCGGCACGCTCGTCGGCGGTGGTGGCCAGCGCGGCCGGCGGGGTGGCGACGGCCCAGCGGTCGGCGAACCGGCTGAAGACCGGCCCGGCGATGATCACGGTCGGGATGGCGACGACCAGGCCGAGGGCGATGGTGGTGCCGAGGTCGGCGTGGATCGAGGAGATCGCGGCCAGCGGGCCGGGGTGCGGCGGGATGAGGCCGTGCAGCACGGAGAGGCCGGCCAGGGCCGGGATGCCGACCCGCAGCATCGAGTAGTTGCCGCGGCGGACCACCAGCACGACCACCGGGATCAGCATGACGATGCCGATCTCGAAGAAGAGCGGCAGCCCGATCAGGGCCGCGATCAGCGCCATCGCCCACGGGATGGTCCGCTTCGAGGAGCGGGCCAGGATGGTGTCGACGATCTGGTCGGCGCCGCCGGAGTCGGCGAGCAGCCGGCCGAGTATCGCGCCCAGCGCGATCAGCACGCCGGTGGAGGCGACGGTCGCGCCCAGTCCGCTGGCGAAGCTGTCGAAGACGTTGGCCAGCGGGACGCCTGCGACCAGGGTCATCACGCCGGTGCCGACGGTCAGGGCCAGGAACGGGTGCAGCTTCAGCCAGCCGATGACGGCGATGATCACTGCGAAGCCGGCCAGCGCGGCGATGATCAGCTGGGTGTGGTTGTGGGAAGCGGGCGGCGCCGTGGCCGCGTCCGCCAGCAACCTCATGCTGCTAGCTCTCACGTCAACTCTCCGTTGAGTCTCCCGGCCCGATGCGCCGGCGGGGTCTGTGCGGGCCCTGTGGTTCACGAGGGCCGCATGCACTATACGGTCGATAAGTAGTACGTATTCAAGTGTTTAGGGCGTGAACGTAGTATGTAGCCCGTCACAGCGGTGTGGATGCGTGAGTGCGAAGAGGCGGTCACCTGAGATGAGCGGCAGCGGCAGCGGCGGCAACGGCGGCGTCGGCGCGGGCCCCCAGGGCCTGCACGGCAAGGTGCTCTCCACCCTCGGCCCGGCGATAGTCGGCGGGGAGATCCCGGCCGGCACGGTGCTGCGCGCGGAGGAGCTGGCCGAGCGCTACGGGGTCTCCCGGACGGTGGTCCGGGAGGCCGTGCGGGTGCTGGAGTCAATGCGGCTGGTCGGCATCCGGCGCCGGGTCGGGATCACCGTCGCGGCGCGCGAGGAGTGGGACGTCTTCGCCCCCGAGGTGATCGCCTGGCGGCTGGAGGGGGCCGACCGGCCGCGGCAGTTGAGATCGCTGACGGTGCTGCGCTCGGCGGTGGAGCCGATGGCGGCGGAGCTGGCGGCGCGGCATGCGAGCGCGGAGCAGGCGGGGCGGCTGACCGGGCTCGCGATCGACCTGGCGTCCACGGCCAAGGCCGGGGA contains the following coding sequences:
- a CDS encoding GntT/GntP/DsdX family permease, with translation MRASSMRLLADAATAPPASHNHTQLIIAALAGFAVIIAVIGWLKLHPFLALTVGTGVMTLVAGVPLANVFDSFASGLGATVASTGVLIALGAILGRLLADSGGADQIVDTILARSSKRTIPWAMALIAALIGLPLFFEIGIVMLIPVVVLVVRRGNYSMLRVGIPALAGLSVLHGLIPPHPGPLAAISSIHADLGTTIALGLVVAIPTVIIAGPVFSRFADRWAVATPPAALATTADERAEEGDAPARRPSFGATICTVLLPVVLMLGKALADVLDSNGHNAFRSTFDFLGAPLTALLLAVLLAMFTLGRPAGFTRGRISEVVEHSLGPIAGIVLIVGAGGGFKQALVDIGISKMISDWAVHLHFSALLLAWLVAVLIRITTGSATVATITAAGIVSPLAAGMSGPHTALLVLAVGAGSLFFSHVNDAGFWLVKGYFGMSVKDTLKTWSVMETIISVVAIVIILLLGLVV
- a CDS encoding FadR/GntR family transcriptional regulator, yielding MSGSGSGGNGGVGAGPQGLHGKVLSTLGPAIVGGEIPAGTVLRAEELAERYGVSRTVVREAVRVLESMRLVGIRRRVGITVAAREEWDVFAPEVIAWRLEGADRPRQLRSLTVLRSAVEPMAAELAARHASAEQAGRLTGLAIDLASTAKAGDLRAFLGHDMEFHRLLLTASGNEMFARLGDVVAAVLTGRTEHHLMPAHPAPEAVTWHIAVAEAVRCGEPAAAREAMSSIVSRAMDELAELDEPS